The Streptomyces sp. P9-A4 genome contains a region encoding:
- a CDS encoding MFS transporter produces MATTTSPPTAPTASGTPDAPAAPPALTGRTRLILFVLCAAQFMVALDFSVLNVALPVLGADLGLGQSALQWAVTAFALPSGGFLLLFGRVGDLYGRKRLFLAGLALFGAASLLATFAWNPAVFLTGRALQGIGAAAIVPTGMSLLTTTFPEGPLRDRALGISGTLLSLGFTVGMVLGGVMTDTLGWRSTMGLLALFSVIVLPLAPGLLPESRTPDRPRLDVPGAVTVTGGLLALIYALSTAAQRGFGDADVLVTLVAGLLLLAVFVRVESRHAAPLVSLPMLRRGTVAFGNLGGLVTFSMMSTVVFVLTLYFQETLDLSAFQTGLIFGVQGVVSVVAGVLAPKVIGRIGARRTLVGSLVGQGVLTAGLLGVGEESGAVLATVAVSVASMFHLGAIVSYGLTVTSGVPNEEQGLATGLVTTTQQVGLTVGIPLLGVLATTGGNLYGGVRTVLLLDAAILLGTALLVGIGLRRR; encoded by the coding sequence ATGGCAACGACGACCTCACCCCCGACCGCCCCCACCGCCTCCGGCACCCCGGACGCCCCGGCCGCTCCCCCGGCCCTCACCGGCCGCACCCGTCTCATCCTCTTCGTGCTCTGCGCCGCCCAGTTCATGGTCGCGCTGGACTTCTCCGTCCTGAACGTGGCCCTGCCCGTCCTCGGCGCCGACCTCGGCCTCGGCCAGTCCGCCCTCCAGTGGGCCGTCACCGCCTTCGCCCTCCCCTCGGGCGGCTTCCTGCTCCTCTTCGGACGCGTCGGCGACCTCTACGGACGCAAGAGGCTGTTCCTCGCCGGGCTCGCCCTCTTCGGCGCGGCCTCGCTGCTCGCCACCTTCGCCTGGAACCCGGCCGTCTTCCTCACCGGACGCGCCCTCCAGGGCATCGGCGCCGCCGCGATCGTGCCCACCGGCATGTCCCTGCTGACCACTACCTTCCCCGAGGGCCCGCTGCGCGACCGGGCGCTCGGCATCTCCGGCACCCTGCTCTCGCTCGGCTTCACCGTCGGCATGGTCCTCGGCGGCGTCATGACCGACACCCTCGGCTGGCGCTCCACCATGGGCCTGCTCGCCCTGTTCAGCGTGATCGTGCTGCCGCTGGCCCCCGGACTGCTCCCCGAGTCCCGCACCCCCGACCGGCCCCGGCTCGACGTGCCCGGCGCGGTCACCGTCACCGGCGGTCTGCTCGCCCTGATCTACGCCCTGTCGACGGCCGCCCAGCGCGGCTTCGGCGACGCCGACGTGCTGGTCACCCTGGTGGCGGGCCTGCTGCTGCTCGCGGTCTTCGTACGCGTCGAGTCCCGGCACGCGGCCCCGCTGGTCTCCCTGCCGATGCTGCGCCGGGGCACGGTCGCCTTCGGCAACCTGGGCGGTCTGGTCACCTTCTCGATGATGTCGACCGTCGTCTTCGTGCTGACCCTGTACTTCCAGGAGACGCTGGACCTGTCGGCCTTCCAGACCGGCCTGATCTTCGGTGTGCAGGGCGTGGTGTCGGTCGTGGCCGGCGTGCTCGCGCCGAAGGTGATCGGCCGGATCGGCGCCCGCCGCACCCTCGTCGGCTCGCTCGTCGGACAGGGCGTCCTGACGGCCGGGCTGCTCGGTGTGGGCGAGGAGTCGGGCGCGGTCCTGGCGACCGTCGCCGTCTCGGTGGCCTCGATGTTCCACCTCGGCGCGATCGTCTCGTACGGGCTGACCGTCACCTCCGGCGTCCCGAACGAGGAGCAGGGCCTGGCCACCGGCCTGGTGACCACCACCCAGCAGGTCGGCCTCACCGTCGGCATCCCGCTGCTCGGCGTCCTCGCCACCACCGGCGGGAACCTCTACGGCGGCGTCCGCACGGTCCTCCTCCTGGACGCGGCGATCCTGCTCGGCACCGCGCTCCTGGTCGGCATCGGACTGCGGCGCCGGTGA
- a CDS encoding MmcQ/YjbR family DNA-binding protein has product MTPDELRAFCLDFNDATEEFPFGPDVSVFKVAGKLFALSWLGSEPLRVNLKCDPDDAVRLREEYPAIVPGYHMNKRHWNTVSVGELPDRMVRELVEDSYDLVVAGLPKAVRLRLDRP; this is encoded by the coding sequence ATGACCCCCGACGAGCTGCGCGCCTTCTGTCTGGACTTCAACGATGCGACGGAGGAGTTCCCCTTCGGGCCGGACGTCTCCGTCTTCAAGGTCGCCGGGAAGCTGTTCGCGCTCTCGTGGCTCGGGTCCGAGCCGCTGCGGGTCAATCTGAAATGCGATCCGGACGACGCCGTACGGCTCCGCGAGGAGTATCCGGCGATCGTCCCCGGCTATCACATGAACAAGCGGCACTGGAACACGGTGAGCGTGGGAGAGCTCCCGGACCGCATGGTCCGGGAGCTCGTCGAGGACTCGTACGACCTCGTCGTCGCCGGTCTTCCGAAGGCGGTACGGCTCCGCCTCGACCGCCCCTGA
- a CDS encoding hemolysin family protein, which yields MDVSLIFGAVALVVVAWLAACAEAGLARVSSFRAAEAVRSGRRGAAKLAQVAADPTRYLNVALLVRVACEMAAGVLVTYVCLEAFPETWEALLVAIAVMVLVSYVAVGVSPRTIGRQHPLNTATAAAYVLLPLARIMGPIPQLLILIGNALTPGKGFRKGPFASEAELRAMVDLAERESLIEDEERRMVHSVFELGDTLVREVMVPRTDLVCIERYKTIRQALTLALRSGFSRIPVTGENEDDIVGIVYLKDLVRKTHINRESEADLVSTAMRPAAFVPDTKNAGDLLREMQQERNHVAVVIDEYGGTAGIVTIEDILEEIVGEITDEYDRELPPVEDLGEDRRRVTARLDIGDLGELYGLGADEYDDEDVETVGGLLAKALGRVPIAGAKAVVELPDGRSLRLTAESPAGRRNKIVTVLVEPLEPEESPE from the coding sequence ATGGACGTTTCACTGATTTTCGGGGCGGTCGCCCTGGTCGTCGTGGCCTGGCTGGCCGCGTGCGCCGAGGCCGGTCTCGCCCGCGTCTCCAGCTTCCGCGCCGCCGAGGCCGTACGGTCCGGGCGGCGCGGGGCCGCGAAGCTCGCCCAGGTCGCCGCCGACCCGACCCGCTATCTCAACGTGGCGCTGCTGGTCCGCGTCGCCTGCGAGATGGCCGCCGGGGTCCTCGTCACCTACGTCTGTCTGGAGGCCTTCCCGGAGACCTGGGAGGCACTGCTCGTCGCGATCGCCGTGATGGTCCTCGTCTCGTACGTGGCCGTGGGCGTCTCGCCGCGCACGATCGGCCGCCAGCACCCGCTGAACACGGCGACGGCCGCCGCGTACGTGCTGCTGCCGCTGGCCCGGATCATGGGCCCGATCCCGCAGCTGCTGATCCTCATCGGCAACGCGCTGACCCCCGGCAAGGGCTTCCGGAAGGGTCCGTTCGCCTCCGAGGCGGAGCTGCGGGCCATGGTGGACCTCGCCGAGCGGGAGTCGCTGATCGAGGACGAGGAGCGCCGTATGGTGCACTCCGTCTTCGAGCTGGGCGACACCCTCGTGCGGGAGGTGATGGTGCCCCGGACCGACCTCGTCTGCATCGAGCGGTACAAGACGATCCGTCAGGCGCTCACGCTCGCGCTGCGCTCCGGCTTCTCCCGCATCCCGGTCACCGGGGAGAACGAGGACGACATCGTCGGCATCGTGTATCTGAAGGACCTGGTCCGCAAGACGCACATCAACCGCGAGTCCGAGGCCGACCTGGTCTCCACCGCGATGCGGCCGGCCGCCTTCGTGCCCGACACCAAGAACGCCGGTGACCTGCTGCGCGAGATGCAGCAGGAGCGCAACCACGTCGCCGTCGTCATCGACGAGTACGGCGGCACCGCCGGCATCGTCACCATCGAGGACATCCTGGAGGAGATCGTCGGGGAGATCACCGACGAGTACGACCGGGAGCTGCCGCCGGTGGAGGACCTCGGCGAGGACCGCCGCCGGGTGACCGCGCGCCTCGACATCGGCGACCTGGGCGAGCTGTACGGCCTGGGGGCCGACGAGTACGACGACGAGGACGTCGAGACCGTCGGCGGTCTGCTCGCGAAGGCGCTGGGCCGGGTCCCGATCGCCGGCGCGAAGGCGGTCGTGGAGCTGCCCGACGGGCGTTCGCTGCGGCTGACGGCGGAGTCCCCGGCCGGCCGGCGGAACAAGATCGTCACCGTTCTCGTGGAACCGCTGGAACCGGAGGAGAGCCCGGAATGA
- the ybeY gene encoding rRNA maturation RNase YbeY: protein MSIDVNNESGTEVDEQAILDIARYALARMRIHPLSELSVIVVDAEAMEQLHIQWMDLPGPTDVMSFPMDELRPPAKDDEEPPQGLLGDIVLCPEVATQQGKDAPTEHSMDEELQLLTVHGVLHLLGYDHEEPEEKAEMFGLQAAIVDGWREEKGLTGPSPAPTVS, encoded by the coding sequence ATGTCGATCGACGTCAACAACGAGTCCGGTACCGAGGTCGACGAGCAGGCGATCCTCGACATCGCCCGCTACGCGCTCGCGCGCATGCGCATCCACCCGCTCTCCGAACTCTCGGTGATCGTGGTGGACGCGGAGGCCATGGAGCAGCTCCACATCCAGTGGATGGACCTGCCGGGCCCGACGGACGTCATGTCCTTCCCGATGGACGAGCTGCGCCCGCCGGCGAAGGACGACGAGGAGCCCCCGCAGGGGCTCCTCGGCGACATCGTGCTCTGCCCCGAGGTCGCCACCCAGCAGGGCAAGGACGCGCCGACGGAGCACTCCATGGACGAGGAGCTCCAGCTGCTCACCGTCCACGGTGTGCTCCACCTCCTCGGGTACGACCACGAGGAGCCCGAGGAGAAGGCCGAGATGTTCGGACTCCAGGCGGCGATCGTCGACGGCTGGCGCGAGGAGAAGGGCCTGACCGGCCCGTCCCCCGCGCCGACCGTCTCCTGA
- a CDS encoding PhoH family protein — MTQTPTTHDGASRDGAPDQARAHFTVPAKHPMVTILGSGDSLLRVIERSFPGTDIHVRGNQVSAVGDAADVALIQRLFDEMMLVLRTGQPMTEDAVERSIAMLREETGDAAVETPSEVLTQNILSNRGRTIRPKTLNQKRYVDAIDKHTIVFGIGPAGTGKTYLAMAKAVQALQSKQVTRIILTRPAVEAGERLGFLPGTLYEKIDPYLRPLYDALHDMLDPDSIPKLMASGTIEVAPLAYMRGRTLNDAFIILDEAQNTNPEQMKMFLTRLGFDSKIVITGDVTQVDLPNGTKSGLRQVRDILEGVQDVHFSTLTSQDVVRHKLVGRIVDAYEQYDIRNESRDDSRGEHRRGRNGK; from the coding sequence ATGACTCAGACACCCACAACCCATGACGGGGCGTCCCGCGACGGAGCGCCCGACCAGGCCCGCGCCCACTTCACCGTCCCCGCCAAGCACCCGATGGTGACCATCCTCGGCTCAGGCGATTCGCTGCTCCGCGTCATCGAGCGGTCGTTCCCCGGGACCGACATCCATGTCAGGGGCAACCAGGTCAGCGCGGTCGGCGACGCGGCGGATGTCGCTCTGATCCAGCGCCTGTTCGACGAGATGATGCTGGTGCTCCGCACCGGTCAGCCGATGACGGAGGACGCGGTGGAACGCTCCATCGCCATGCTGCGGGAGGAGACCGGGGACGCGGCCGTCGAGACGCCGTCCGAGGTGCTCACCCAGAACATCCTCTCCAACCGGGGCCGCACGATCCGCCCCAAGACGCTCAACCAGAAGCGGTACGTCGACGCGATCGACAAGCACACGATCGTCTTCGGCATCGGCCCCGCCGGCACCGGCAAGACCTACCTCGCCATGGCGAAGGCGGTCCAGGCCCTGCAGTCCAAGCAGGTCACCCGGATCATCCTGACCCGCCCGGCCGTCGAGGCGGGCGAGCGCCTCGGCTTCCTGCCCGGCACGCTCTACGAGAAGATCGACCCGTACCTGCGCCCGCTCTACGACGCGCTGCACGACATGCTCGACCCGGACTCGATCCCCAAGCTCATGGCGAGCGGGACGATCGAGGTCGCGCCGCTGGCCTACATGCGCGGCCGGACGTTGAACGACGCGTTCATCATCCTCGACGAGGCGCAGAACACGAACCCCGAGCAGATGAAGATGTTCCTCACCCGCCTCGGCTTCGACTCGAAGATCGTCATCACCGGTGACGTCACCCAGGTCGACCTGCCGAACGGGACGAAGAGCGGTCTGCGGCAGGTGCGCGACATCCTGGAAGGCGTCCAGGACGTCCACTTCTCGACGCTCACGTCGCAGGATGTCGTCCGGCACAAGCTCGTCGGCCGTATCGTCGACGCGTACGAGCAGTACGACATCCGCAACGAGAGCCGCGACGACAGCCGCGGTGAGCATCGGCGCGGCCGTAACGGGAAGTAG